The following are encoded in a window of Pygocentrus nattereri isolate fPygNat1 chromosome 5, fPygNat1.pri, whole genome shotgun sequence genomic DNA:
- the mmaa gene encoding methylmalonic aciduria type A protein, mitochondrial, with protein sequence MGPAGFLPFLQRVNTLSSTCTSAAVIFSFQLPRAGRWHGPVCALVRHRSISVEKAFSHHGSELTDKESRLLDRLYNGLVGGQRSSLAESITLVETQHLRKKELAQVLLQRVLAFRQEQERLSGGKPVAFRVGLSGPPGAGKSSFIEVLGKMLTGKGHKVSVLAVDPSSCTTGGSLMGDKTRMTELARDMNAFIRPSPTSGTLGGVTRTTNESIVICEGAGYDIVLVETVGVGQSEFAVADMVDLFVLLIPPAGGDELQGIKRGIIEKADLVVVTKSDGELVIPARKIQAEYTSALKLLRKKSKTWNPKVVRVSSQTGQGVPELWDIMLQFRDAMLTSGELQTRRREQQKVWLFSLIQENALQHFREHPAVQAGLPEMERRVTQGDISPGLAADLLLRAFRSSQ encoded by the exons ATGGGTCCAGCTGGCTTTCTTCCATTTCTACAGCGTGTGAACACGCTATCCTCCACATGCACATCAGCAGCAgttattttttcctttcagcTGCCCAGAGCAGGTCGGTGGCATGGTCCTGTCTGCGCCCTGGTACGCCATAGGAGCATCTCTGTGGAGAAAGCCTTCAGCCATCATGGGTCAGAGTTGACAGACAAGGAGAGTAGACTGCTGGACAGGCTTTATAATGGACTCGTTGGGGGTCAGAGATCGTCTCTTGCTGAGTCTATAACTCTGGTGGAGACACAGCACCTGCGGAAGAAAGAGCTGGCCCAAGTGCTGCTACAGAGAGTCCTGGCCTTTCGGCAGGAGCAGGAGAGACTGAGTGGGGGGAAACCTGTGGCCTTCAGAGTGG GTCTGTCTGGTCCTCCGGGTGCAGGGAAGTCCTCTTTTATTGAAGTCCTGGGGAAAATGCTGACTGGAAAAGGCCACAAAGTCTCAGTTCTGGCTGTTGACCCTTCCTCCTGCACAACTGGAG gTTCACTGATGGGGGATAAAACGCGGATGACGGAGCTCGCCCGAGATATGAACGCATTCATCCGCCCTTCACCAACCTCTGGCACGCTTGGTGGCGTGACGAGGACCACCAATGAATCTATTGTCATCTGTGAGGGTGCAGGCTATGACATCGTCCTGGTGGAAACAGTGG GTGTTGGACAATCTGAGTTTGCTGTGGCTGACATGGTGGACCTTTTTGTGTTGCTGATTCCACCAGCAGGGGGTGATGAACTTCAG GGAATCAAAAGAGGAATCATTGAGAAGGCTGACCTGGTGGTAGTCACAAAGTCAGATGGAGAGTTGGTCATTCCAGCACGAAAAATCCAGGCTGAATACACAAGTGCTCTGAAGCTGCTTCGAAAGAAATCCAAAACTTGGAATCCTAAG GTGGTTCGGGTTTCTTCTCAGACAGGTCAAGGTGTGCCGGAGCTGTGGGACATTATGCTGCAGTTTCGTGATGCCATGCTGACCAGCGGTGAGCTGCAGACACGAAGGCGGGAGCAGCAGAAAGTGTGGCTGTTTAGCCTGATCCAGGAAAATGCCCTACAGCACTTTAGGGAACACCCGGCGGTGCAGGCTGGGCTACCGGAGATGGAGCGGAGGGTGACCCAGGGCGATATCTCACCCGGACTAGCTGCTGACCTTTTGCTGAGGGCCTTCAGGTCCTCACAGTAA
- the zgc:152968 gene encoding uncharacterized protein zgc:152968 isoform X1 translates to MFPSAALFAEVDCPFLLWGRCERPYCVYKHTKEDCTLSVCGGATATGHGDHCATSRALHSHEEDSNTCLLELERINKQIEAVRSEVEKEQKRLSWYQSEQAESASANSVSRPAVSKDQNGNRLKYKKTAAHPSACKYVVDRTRPKTDLEYDPCSNFSSDLRSGSLKDKMKSTNKADLECHQRAKGPAKSACVDPVQQPSCSFKDSDDEGTLVIDIPPLENNRMHSRPQQSTAANKDLAYVGNEPGSKRPSKKCTHGKKVSGECSEILPLEKNKEKFRSTKKSTASAMQLLDSPDRNLVIDIPNQQKEIGKSRHSRLQRKLSSDGMHSLEDEKTASIHCTMASEEHEPTKRLVVSDVENEQKSLKQSSDDTKSSKSKVETSKHQSIGTENSLEPCENAKPSSFADTPVSVPANSVNLGGYDERSQNIENVLDDISRCLDHLRSESENITCLPDVEAFLLDNIPSAPDCSKTDGDFFPQSAKVCAQSVNTEKTGVEVQQNSLSNCVQKVETLPLKHPPQALQEIMVFQEYFPNTSSFPAVTREPETGQNNLTSVETCWPPAHKVLTQSVVQNMPVCISGTDTGCVSSAQSVKLHNSAATSIGLTSGQVQQKPPSSVPSGITYGIGSNSETSSPASMDTANNKLIEIESSSSEELNYSDLDLSETDPMEECYKIFMEANGAETPSAQCDELEDGPKMPEAEESVKPPPTQRKRVAHVAKFEQVSKTKAQVIVPLRDGGSQLPVPSRSQQCQKRATALTAAMKGSQSFIAANAPKRVFTPTVIASSPVPNAYVNILPVGTTLRLGSNLHLIIPEGNCALPVTLIPATVPVTRPLHQPVQNLQPVQPLHPAQPANYTPAKSIPTKRKAKGRPEVGVKVPHDVRQRYVNLFVEEFLRSSATVQDAFEKALAEEKTVFDRSVNKLKYLSIAVNALKRLKNQNAAPAKFTTERDAQASRGNVPLNTQALLGNGDDALYDQLKEHILTEAMLKENNYPCKHPDKTGFAVQYGDTKKGNSDAYRKICCRCGTSFSVSQTGKHTRKEECNYHYGKVIENRVPGGVETRYSCCENAVGAPGCQVFKLHVHDAVSLQGFVSSISKTRVGCPGIYAIDTVVCYTTQGLELVRVTVVNSSLQVIYDTFVKPNNEVIDYNTRFSGVSEDDVKGSSSSLRDVQAVLLSFISADTVLVGHGLENDLCALKLLHSTVVDTSVVFPHRLGPPHKRELNSLTAEYLRRIIQESAEGHDSREDAVACMELMLWKVKEDAKVKRW, encoded by the exons ATGTTCCCTTCTGCTGCACTCTTTGCTGAAGTAGATTGCCCCTTTCTCCTCTGGGGCCGATGTGAGCGACCCTATTGCGTGTACAAGCACACCAAAGAGGACTGTACACTGTCTGTTTGTGGTGGGGCAACTGCAACAG GCCATGGAGATCACTGTGCCACCAGCAGAGCTCTTCACAGCCATGAGGAGGACAGCAACACTTGTCTTTTGGAGTTGGAAAGAATCAACAAACAGATTGAAGCAGTCAGGAGTGAAGtggagaaagagcaaaagagactGTCCTGGTACCAGTCCGAGCAGGCAGAGAGCGCTAGCGCTAACTCTGTGTCTAGACCAGCTGTTTCTAAAGACCAGAATGGGAACCGGCTTAAATATAAAAAGACAGCTGCTCACCCCTCTGCCTGCAAATATGTGGTTGATCGTACCAGACCTAAAACTGATCTGGAATATGACCCTTGTTCAAATTTCTCTTCTGATCTGCGATCTGGTAGCTTGAAAGATAAAATGAAGTCAACCAATAAAGCAGATCTGGAATGTCATCAGAGAGCCAAAGGACCTGCAAAGAGTGCATGTGTGGATCCAGTTCAGCAGCCATCTTGCAGTTTTAAGGATTCTGATGACGAAGGCACACTTGTCATTGACATTCCACCTCTTGAAAATAACAGAATGCACAGCAGACCTCAGCAAAGCACAGCAGCTAACAAAGACCTTGCTTATGTGGGAAATGAACCGGGAAGTAAAAGGCCTTCAAAGAAATGCACCCATGGTAAAAAGGTAAGTGGAGAATGCTCAGAGATACTACCTTTGGAAAAGAACAAGGAAAAGTTTAGGTCCACAAAGAAGAGCACAGCTAGTGCCATGCAACTGCTGGATTCACCTGACAGGAATCTTGTAATTGATATTCCTAACCAGCAGAAGGAGATAGGAAAGTCGAGACATTCCAGGCTTCAAAGAAAACTGTCTTCTGATGGAATGCACAGTCTTGAAGATGAAAAGACAGCCTCAATTCACTGCACAATGGCCAGTGAAGAACATGAGCCAACCAAGAGGCTGGTTGTCAGTGATgtagaaaatgagcaaaagagCTTGAAGCAAAGCTCAGATGACACTAAAAGTAGCAAATCCAAAGTAGAGACCTCAAAACACCAATCGATTGGAACAGAGAATTCTCTAGAACCTTGTGAAAATGCTAAGCCTTCCTCATTTGCAGATACTCCAGTATCTGTGCCTGCAAACAGTGTGAATCTTGGTGGTTACGACGAAAGATCccaaaacattgaaaatgtacTTGATGACATTTCCCGATGCCTGGACCACCTGAGAAGTGAAAGTGAGAACATCACCTGCCTTCCTGATGTCGAGGCTTTCCTTCTTGACAATATCCCTTCTGCACCTGACTGTTCCAAGACAGATGGTGACTTTTTTCCGCAGTCTGCCAAAGTTTGTGCACAAAGTGTGAATACTGAGAAAACAGGAGTCGAGGTGCAACAAAACAGCCTTTCAAATTGTGTTCAAAAAGTAGAGACCTTGCCCCTCAAGCACCCACCACAGGCCTTGCAAGAAATTATGGTATTTCAGGAGTACTTCCCTAACACATCATCTTTCCCAGCTGTGACCAGGGAGCCTGAAACTGGTCAGAACAATCTGACCTCTGTTGAAACATGTTGGCCACCTGCACACAAAGTTCTTACTCAATCTGTTGTTCAGAACATGCCTGTATGTATTTCTGGAACTGACACTGGATGCGTTTCTTCTGCACAGTCGGTAAAGTTGCATAACTCGGCAGCCACATCAATAGGTTTGACTTCAGGTCAAGTTCAGCAAAAACCACCTTCATCTGTTCCCTCAGGGATCACCTATGGAATAGGCAGTAATTCAGAGACCTCTTCACCTGCCTCAATGGATACAGCTAATAATAAACTCATAGAAATTGAGTCTAGCTCCTCAGAGGAGCTCAATTACTCAGACCTAGACCTTTCAGAGACCGATCCAATGGAAGAGTGCTACAAGATCTTCATGGAGGCCAATGGAGCTGAAACTCCTTCCGCTCAATGTGATGAGCTG GAGGATGGCCCAAAGATGCCAGAGGCTGAGGAATCTGTGAAGCCACCACCTACTCAGAGGAAAAGAGTAGCCCATGTGGCAAAGTTTGAG CAGGTCAGTAAGACCAAAGCGCAGGTTATCGTGCCTCTTAGAGATGGAGGCTCACAGCTACCCGTTCCAAGCCGGAGTCAGCAGTGCCAGAAGAGAGCAACAGCGCTTACAGCAGCAATGAAAGGATCCCAGTCCTTTATTGCAGCCAATGCACCCAAGAGAGTCTTCACACCTACTGTTATAGCTTCAAGCCCTGTACCAAATG CCTATGTGAACATCCTCCCGGTTGGTACGACCCTACGACTAGGCTCAAACCTGCACTTGATCATCCCTGAAGGCAATTGTGCTTTACCGGTCACTCTAATTCCAGCTACTGTTCCTGTAACACGTCCACTTCATCAGCCAGTTCAGAATCTACAGCCTGTACAGCCTCTACATCCTGCACAACCAGCCAACTATACACCTGCTAAG TCAATTCCCACCAAGCGCAAAGCGAAAGGGCGTCCAGAGGTTGGAGTGAAGGTCCCACATGATGTGCGGCAGCGATACGTGAACCTGTTTGTGGAGGAGTTCTTGAGATCATCTGCCACCGTGCAGGATGCCTTTGAGAAG GCTCTGGCAGAAGAGAAGACCGTGTTTGACCGCAGCGTCAATAAATTAAAGTATCTAAGCATAGCAGTCAATGCACTCAAGAGACTTAAAAATCAAAACGCTGCTCCTGCCAAAT TTACTACTGAGAGAGATGCACAGGCATCTAGAGGAAATGTGCCACTCAATACTCAAGCACTCCTGGGAAACG GTGATGATGCACTATATGATCAACTGAAGGAGCACATTCTTACTGAGGCCATGTTGAAGGAGAACAACTATCCTTGCAAACACCCAGACAAAACTGGCTTTGCTGTTCAATACGGAGACACCAAGAAGGGCAATAGTGATG CTTACAGGAAGATTTGCTGTCGCTGTGGAACATCTTTCTCTGTTAGCCAGACAGGAAAGCACACTCGCAAAGAGGAGTGCAACTATCATTACGGGAAAGTCATAGAAAACAGAG TGCCTGGAGGAGTGGAGACGCGCTATAGCTGCTGTGAGAATGCTGTTGGTGCCCCTGGATGCCAAGTGTTTAAG ctCCATGTTCATGATGCAGTAAGTCTTCAGGGCTTCGTGAGCAGCATTTCTAAGACTCGTGTAGGCTGTCCAGGGATTTATGCAATAGACACTGTTGTC TGCTACACCACTCAGGGTCTAGAGCTGGTGAGAGTCACTGTGGTCAACAGCAGTCTGCAGGTCATCTATGACACCTTTGTTAAACCTAACAATGAGGTCATTGACTACAACACCAG GTTCTCAGGGGTCAGTGAGGATGACGTGAAGGGCAGCAGCTCATCTTTACGAGACGTACAAGCTGTGCTTTTGAGCTTCATCAGTGCGGACACCGTTCTGGTTGGGCATGGTTTGGAAAACGACCTGTGTGCTCTCAAA CTTCTCCACAGCACGGTGGTTGACACATCTGTGGTGTTTCCCCACCGGCTGGGTCCGCCACACAAGAGAGAGCTCAACAGCCTGACGGCAGAGTACCTCAGGAGGATAATCCAAGAGAGCG
- the zgc:152968 gene encoding uncharacterized protein zgc:152968 isoform X2 gives MFPSAALFAEVDCPFLLWGRCERPYCVYKHTKEDCTLSVCGGATATGHGDHCATSRALHSHEEDSNTCLLELERINKQIEAVRSEVEKEQKRLSWYQSEQAESASANSVSRPAVSKDQNGNRLKYKKTAAHPSACKYVVDRTRPKTDLEYDPCSNFSSDLRSGSLKDKMKSTNKADLECHQRAKGPAKSACVDPVQQPSCSFKDSDDEGTLVIDIPPLENNRMHSRPQQSTAANKDLAYVGNEPGSKRPSKKCTHGKKVSGECSEILPLEKNKEKFRSTKKSTASAMQLLDSPDRNLVIDIPNQQKEIGKSRHSRLQRKLSSDGMHSLEDEKTASIHCTMASEEHEPTKRLVVSDVENEQKSLKQSSDDTKSSKSKVETSKHQSIGTENSLEPCENAKPSSFADTPVSVPANSVNLGGYDERSQNIENVLDDISRCLDHLRSESENITCLPDVEAFLLDNIPSAPDCSKTDGDFFPQSAKVCAQSVNTEKTGVEVQQNSLSNCVQKVETLPLKHPPQALQEIMVFQEYFPNTSSFPAVTREPETGQNNLTSVETCWPPAHKVLTQSVVQNMPVCISGTDTGCVSSAQSVKLHNSAATSIGLTSGQVQQKPPSSVPSGITYGIGSNSETSSPASMDTANNKLIEIESSSSEELNYSDLDLSETDPMEECYKIFMEANGAETPSAQCDELEDGPKMPEAEESVKPPPTQRKRVAHVAKFEVSKTKAQVIVPLRDGGSQLPVPSRSQQCQKRATALTAAMKGSQSFIAANAPKRVFTPTVIASSPVPNAYVNILPVGTTLRLGSNLHLIIPEGNCALPVTLIPATVPVTRPLHQPVQNLQPVQPLHPAQPANYTPAKSIPTKRKAKGRPEVGVKVPHDVRQRYVNLFVEEFLRSSATVQDAFEKALAEEKTVFDRSVNKLKYLSIAVNALKRLKNQNAAPAKFTTERDAQASRGNVPLNTQALLGNGDDALYDQLKEHILTEAMLKENNYPCKHPDKTGFAVQYGDTKKGNSDAYRKICCRCGTSFSVSQTGKHTRKEECNYHYGKVIENRVPGGVETRYSCCENAVGAPGCQVFKLHVHDAVSLQGFVSSISKTRVGCPGIYAIDTVVCYTTQGLELVRVTVVNSSLQVIYDTFVKPNNEVIDYNTRFSGVSEDDVKGSSSSLRDVQAVLLSFISADTVLVGHGLENDLCALKLLHSTVVDTSVVFPHRLGPPHKRELNSLTAEYLRRIIQESAEGHDSREDAVACMELMLWKVKEDAKVKRW, from the exons ATGTTCCCTTCTGCTGCACTCTTTGCTGAAGTAGATTGCCCCTTTCTCCTCTGGGGCCGATGTGAGCGACCCTATTGCGTGTACAAGCACACCAAAGAGGACTGTACACTGTCTGTTTGTGGTGGGGCAACTGCAACAG GCCATGGAGATCACTGTGCCACCAGCAGAGCTCTTCACAGCCATGAGGAGGACAGCAACACTTGTCTTTTGGAGTTGGAAAGAATCAACAAACAGATTGAAGCAGTCAGGAGTGAAGtggagaaagagcaaaagagactGTCCTGGTACCAGTCCGAGCAGGCAGAGAGCGCTAGCGCTAACTCTGTGTCTAGACCAGCTGTTTCTAAAGACCAGAATGGGAACCGGCTTAAATATAAAAAGACAGCTGCTCACCCCTCTGCCTGCAAATATGTGGTTGATCGTACCAGACCTAAAACTGATCTGGAATATGACCCTTGTTCAAATTTCTCTTCTGATCTGCGATCTGGTAGCTTGAAAGATAAAATGAAGTCAACCAATAAAGCAGATCTGGAATGTCATCAGAGAGCCAAAGGACCTGCAAAGAGTGCATGTGTGGATCCAGTTCAGCAGCCATCTTGCAGTTTTAAGGATTCTGATGACGAAGGCACACTTGTCATTGACATTCCACCTCTTGAAAATAACAGAATGCACAGCAGACCTCAGCAAAGCACAGCAGCTAACAAAGACCTTGCTTATGTGGGAAATGAACCGGGAAGTAAAAGGCCTTCAAAGAAATGCACCCATGGTAAAAAGGTAAGTGGAGAATGCTCAGAGATACTACCTTTGGAAAAGAACAAGGAAAAGTTTAGGTCCACAAAGAAGAGCACAGCTAGTGCCATGCAACTGCTGGATTCACCTGACAGGAATCTTGTAATTGATATTCCTAACCAGCAGAAGGAGATAGGAAAGTCGAGACATTCCAGGCTTCAAAGAAAACTGTCTTCTGATGGAATGCACAGTCTTGAAGATGAAAAGACAGCCTCAATTCACTGCACAATGGCCAGTGAAGAACATGAGCCAACCAAGAGGCTGGTTGTCAGTGATgtagaaaatgagcaaaagagCTTGAAGCAAAGCTCAGATGACACTAAAAGTAGCAAATCCAAAGTAGAGACCTCAAAACACCAATCGATTGGAACAGAGAATTCTCTAGAACCTTGTGAAAATGCTAAGCCTTCCTCATTTGCAGATACTCCAGTATCTGTGCCTGCAAACAGTGTGAATCTTGGTGGTTACGACGAAAGATCccaaaacattgaaaatgtacTTGATGACATTTCCCGATGCCTGGACCACCTGAGAAGTGAAAGTGAGAACATCACCTGCCTTCCTGATGTCGAGGCTTTCCTTCTTGACAATATCCCTTCTGCACCTGACTGTTCCAAGACAGATGGTGACTTTTTTCCGCAGTCTGCCAAAGTTTGTGCACAAAGTGTGAATACTGAGAAAACAGGAGTCGAGGTGCAACAAAACAGCCTTTCAAATTGTGTTCAAAAAGTAGAGACCTTGCCCCTCAAGCACCCACCACAGGCCTTGCAAGAAATTATGGTATTTCAGGAGTACTTCCCTAACACATCATCTTTCCCAGCTGTGACCAGGGAGCCTGAAACTGGTCAGAACAATCTGACCTCTGTTGAAACATGTTGGCCACCTGCACACAAAGTTCTTACTCAATCTGTTGTTCAGAACATGCCTGTATGTATTTCTGGAACTGACACTGGATGCGTTTCTTCTGCACAGTCGGTAAAGTTGCATAACTCGGCAGCCACATCAATAGGTTTGACTTCAGGTCAAGTTCAGCAAAAACCACCTTCATCTGTTCCCTCAGGGATCACCTATGGAATAGGCAGTAATTCAGAGACCTCTTCACCTGCCTCAATGGATACAGCTAATAATAAACTCATAGAAATTGAGTCTAGCTCCTCAGAGGAGCTCAATTACTCAGACCTAGACCTTTCAGAGACCGATCCAATGGAAGAGTGCTACAAGATCTTCATGGAGGCCAATGGAGCTGAAACTCCTTCCGCTCAATGTGATGAGCTG GAGGATGGCCCAAAGATGCCAGAGGCTGAGGAATCTGTGAAGCCACCACCTACTCAGAGGAAAAGAGTAGCCCATGTGGCAAAGTTTGAG GTCAGTAAGACCAAAGCGCAGGTTATCGTGCCTCTTAGAGATGGAGGCTCACAGCTACCCGTTCCAAGCCGGAGTCAGCAGTGCCAGAAGAGAGCAACAGCGCTTACAGCAGCAATGAAAGGATCCCAGTCCTTTATTGCAGCCAATGCACCCAAGAGAGTCTTCACACCTACTGTTATAGCTTCAAGCCCTGTACCAAATG CCTATGTGAACATCCTCCCGGTTGGTACGACCCTACGACTAGGCTCAAACCTGCACTTGATCATCCCTGAAGGCAATTGTGCTTTACCGGTCACTCTAATTCCAGCTACTGTTCCTGTAACACGTCCACTTCATCAGCCAGTTCAGAATCTACAGCCTGTACAGCCTCTACATCCTGCACAACCAGCCAACTATACACCTGCTAAG TCAATTCCCACCAAGCGCAAAGCGAAAGGGCGTCCAGAGGTTGGAGTGAAGGTCCCACATGATGTGCGGCAGCGATACGTGAACCTGTTTGTGGAGGAGTTCTTGAGATCATCTGCCACCGTGCAGGATGCCTTTGAGAAG GCTCTGGCAGAAGAGAAGACCGTGTTTGACCGCAGCGTCAATAAATTAAAGTATCTAAGCATAGCAGTCAATGCACTCAAGAGACTTAAAAATCAAAACGCTGCTCCTGCCAAAT TTACTACTGAGAGAGATGCACAGGCATCTAGAGGAAATGTGCCACTCAATACTCAAGCACTCCTGGGAAACG GTGATGATGCACTATATGATCAACTGAAGGAGCACATTCTTACTGAGGCCATGTTGAAGGAGAACAACTATCCTTGCAAACACCCAGACAAAACTGGCTTTGCTGTTCAATACGGAGACACCAAGAAGGGCAATAGTGATG CTTACAGGAAGATTTGCTGTCGCTGTGGAACATCTTTCTCTGTTAGCCAGACAGGAAAGCACACTCGCAAAGAGGAGTGCAACTATCATTACGGGAAAGTCATAGAAAACAGAG TGCCTGGAGGAGTGGAGACGCGCTATAGCTGCTGTGAGAATGCTGTTGGTGCCCCTGGATGCCAAGTGTTTAAG ctCCATGTTCATGATGCAGTAAGTCTTCAGGGCTTCGTGAGCAGCATTTCTAAGACTCGTGTAGGCTGTCCAGGGATTTATGCAATAGACACTGTTGTC TGCTACACCACTCAGGGTCTAGAGCTGGTGAGAGTCACTGTGGTCAACAGCAGTCTGCAGGTCATCTATGACACCTTTGTTAAACCTAACAATGAGGTCATTGACTACAACACCAG GTTCTCAGGGGTCAGTGAGGATGACGTGAAGGGCAGCAGCTCATCTTTACGAGACGTACAAGCTGTGCTTTTGAGCTTCATCAGTGCGGACACCGTTCTGGTTGGGCATGGTTTGGAAAACGACCTGTGTGCTCTCAAA CTTCTCCACAGCACGGTGGTTGACACATCTGTGGTGTTTCCCCACCGGCTGGGTCCGCCACACAAGAGAGAGCTCAACAGCCTGACGGCAGAGTACCTCAGGAGGATAATCCAAGAGAGCG